The sequence CGCATATTTCTTATTTTAACCTTGCTACTTTGTATAAGTTATGGAATAGACCTGAAAGATCCTTACAATACCTTCACAAAGCTTTGACTCTTAAAAAAGATTTTTCAGAGGCAAATGATCTTTGGAGGGAATTAAAGTCCGACGAAGAAGCACCTTCCAACTAAGGACTAAGAATATTCATTTGGGAGAGGGACTGGAATTTCTCCCAAATATTTGGGTATTTCCATTTTCACTCCGTTCCATTCCAGATAAGTAGTTTCTTCCTCTTCTGTAAGATGATCAGAAAGTTCTTTTGCTGCATTCCAAGTGAATCGGTATTTGATTTTTTCTTCTGTCGCACGTAGACCAATGAGTCCACCATCACTTGTCTCATAAATTTCAAATTCGCCAAAAGGATAGTTTCTTCCATCGTCCGTATAAAAGATGAGTTCGGAACCAGTTGGTTCTACATGCAGGACATGACAGGGGCAACCATCAATTCGAATGTATCCATGCTCCGAAAGTTCTCCAAACCGATTTTCAATGTAAACTCCCTTCTCGTTACCGTGCAGATTGTTTCGGAAATATTGTAAAATTTCTTCTTTATCGATTCGATTTTCACGAAAGATCCATTCGTCTGTTGGAGAAACATAAATTTCAGAGTCAAATATTCTTGGCATATGATTTTTATTTATACCTGTAGGCATAACCTTTCCAATAAGGAAGGTTTGATTTTTGTAAGTAAGAATTGGTGGAGCGTCCCTTTTGGTCCATAGTTTCAATGGTTGCAGAGTCAATGGTGGATTGATTTTTTTCAGTCATCCAAACTCCATCAATTTTACGTCGGAACATATCTTTTTTGACCCGAGGTTCATAATCTTCCCAAGTGAGATCTTCCGTATTACGAATAATGACCTCGCCTACAATTTGGAAAAGACGTTTCGGACGTTCACGGAGGATTTCTACTTCCGCCCAGGATTGCACCTTATAACGCGAATCATTTGGCCTGTAATCGGGTTCTGGGATAAAATCCACCGTAGAACATCCAATTACGAGTAAGAGTAGGGGAAATAGGGAAAAATTAAATCGCATTCTATTCCTTAGACAAAAATATGCTATACAATGCTAGAATTACCATAGGATAAGCAATACAAAGATTTAGGCACCAAGCTTTCATGGAAGAAACAGACATCGGGAAACGCAAACGGGAAAATGTACTTAAGATTGGTTACTCAACCTTGGATGAAATCGAGGAAAAAGTAAAGGCCTTTCGAGTCATGAACCAAAATGCCGTGAAAAAACGGTATCTCATCACGCGAGATCCCATCCTTGACCCTCAAGGAAAGGTTCTCCTCGCCAAAGCACAAGAGATCGATGTGTCCGCTGCCAAACTCCTTAGGCGCCATTTTAAGGGTGTGGATATGTTTAAGGTCTTCCAACCGGATGAGGGCCTTGTCATCATCTCCGATATGTCCACAATGGAAGGGGTTTCCTTTTCTATGGACATTGTAACCCAGATTATGAACTTAGGTGGTGGTGCTTACGAAGGGTTTATTGACCGTGTGGATAGTTTCGAGGACTTCATTGGACTACTCAAAAAAAACCTATTCCCTCGAATGATCATTGTGGGATACCTTCCCAAAGAAAAAATCCAAAACGAAATCATCAATTTTGTAAAAGTAAAACGATTGGACAATTACCTTCGAACCTTGGAACTCACGCATTCTGTTTTTAAACCCACTGCTTATTTCCCAAAAATCAAACAGGTGAATATCTCCCAAGAAGACCCCAAATCCTGGGGCCGTTTTGTGGTAGAGATTGTGAGAGAATACACAAGACCATATTTTGTAGAAGAAGTTTAGTTAAGACAAAATCATCGCACGGTTGAGCATAGCACCGGCGATGTTTCCAGAGTGGACGGCATTTGCCACCGAACGAAACATTGACGACATATCGCCGACTGCATACACGCCGGGAACATTCGTTTCATAAAAGTTTGTCACTTCTAGATGACCACTTGGTAATAGTTTGCATCCAATTTCTTCAGGTAACTTAGAATGTTGTATCATTGGCAATCTAGTGTAGAGTGCTTCGATTTGATTTTCCTTTCCTGATTTTAATTTGATGGCAGAAATTTGGCCCTCTTGATGGGCCAGGGACTCTACCAATTCCGTAACAATCTTAATCCCTTCATTTTCTAATTTAGTTTGTTCTTCTTTGGAAAACTGAATGGGACCATTGGTATATACAGTCAATTCTTTGGTCCAGTGCTTTAGAAATTTAGAATGTTCGAATACTCCCGGTTCGTTCATCCAAAGTCCAGTTTGGTTCCCAACAAATTCATAACCATGGCAATACGGGCAATGGATGACAGATTTCCCCCAAGACTCGGCAAAACCAGGAATTTTCGGTAAAACATCTTTCAGACCAGTGGCAAAAATAATTTTATCTGTTTGGATGGGAGAAAATCCATTCCCTTGCACTAAAAATCCCGATCCTTGTTTTTGAACTGTTGTTACTTCACCTAACTGAAGTTTAAAGTTTGGATATTCTTTTAAATTCAATAGGGCCTTAGAACGAATTTCACTGGGAGATTCTCTATCATGTGTGATGAAGTTATGGGAAGCAGGAGTGTTTTTGTTACATGGCTTTTCAGAATCGATGACAATGATTTTTCTAAGGGAACGAACCAGGGAAAGGGCGGCAGAAAGTCCCGAAAAACTTCCTCCGATAATGGCTACTTCGACATTTTGAATGGATTCCATAGATGCAATTATGTTGCATCTATGGAATTAAGCAAGGATTAAACTTCGTAAAAAGTTAAATTCTCGTAAAGTTCTTTGGGGAGATTCCCGCTGGCATCCATATACTTTTTGTATTTGTTTTCGAATTCTTTGTGTTGGCGTGTCCGAATGTTTTTGAACCGGTTGTGAAGTTCTGAATACGCAGGTTGTGAACTGACCTTTTCTCTGATATTTTTGTGAAAAGGGATATGACGATAGAAGATGGAACGCACCACTCGGTTGACCCGCTGTACTCCTTCAGCTTCATACCGAATCCACATGGAGTAGTCATAAGCAAATTTATCTCTGTCCGTTCGGAAACGTTTGAATTCAGAGGAAATTTTTTCTTTGAGTTCTGGAGAAAGATCTTTGCTCTTTTTATAGAACTGCACATAATCCGTGTAATCTGCCGTGATAGAAGGAATTCCCACGTTATTCCAATCCGGACCAAGTATATTTTTACATAGTTCCCAACGGAATGCAGCAATGGCTTCCAACATAAACGTTTTTAGGTCTCCGGTGACAAAGTGAGGAATACAAATTCTTCCTCTTGATTCTTTTGAACCGGCTCCACGAAAGACTGATAGATCCTGCCACATCATAATCTTTGGTCCAATGGAAGGAACTAAGATAAAGTCAGGAATGATTGACCTTTGGACAAATTCGTTTTTGATTCCAATTTCTTCGTTTCGGTAAATGACTTCTCGGTTGAAGGCAGTATAATCAACTCCTAAAATATATTGTAGGGCCTTTTCTACATCTTCTTTGGATACAAAACATTTTTCTAAAGGAATTGTGATATGGTATTTTGTTAAGATTGGAAAGTGGCTAGCAATATTACCAGACGTCAAACGAACGTTTGGCTCATACATGGAGGAGATTTCTGAACCAAGTCTTGCTTCACCCGTATCGTAATCAGGTGGAATGTCTTTTTCAGATTTGATTCCCGAATCTTTTAGATCCATTTTGAGTTTTTCAAAAAACGTTTGTCCTAACTCATCCACAGAAGTTGGGACTTCCCTTGAATAGATTTTTTCTAACCAATCGGTTCCGTAATGGATGGGAGCACTTGGGTTTCCCCCTCCTTGGTATAACCTACCCACGAGTTCAACAATATGGCCTTCATCCAAAAGGCTTTCATCAAAGTATCCATATCGTAACATGAGTTCAACGGCCTTTGGTGCTTGTTTGCCAGCCTGTAACCATTTGGTAAAAGATTTTTTATATACTTCCCAATAGGTTTTTGCAATGGTCCTTCTGATTTTACGATTGTCTGGTTCTGGATCCAAGGGGTTTTTGAAGGATTTGAGTTTTACCATAAGTGTAGAAAACTCTTTTACGGCTTCTGGATCTGCTTGTGAATAATTTAGGATTTGGCTTGCTGAGTTTAAAAGTTCTACTTTGAGAGCTTTGGTATCGATTCCTGCATGAATGGTTCCGCTTCCTTGCGCACTTTCTTCTTTGTTTTTTCCTGCAGCAAGTTCATGGCCATATTTGTTTGTGAGTTCGGTCTGTTTGGTTTCTAGTTTGTCTAGATTGTTCCCAAGGGAAGCATAAGGAGAACCAAAAATTTGTTTGTATTCATCTAAAAGTGTTTTGGATTTTTTAAGTGCCCATTCTGTAATCGGCAATAACACTGTAGATGGGATTGTAGAATATCCAGTGTTAAACAAATCCAATGTTAAGTTGAATTTTTCAACAAGGGCGTTCTCTCCCACAAACATAGTGTTCATCATCTCAGAGAGTTCATTTGTTTCTTTGATTAGAATTTCGAACAACTCTCG comes from Leptospira mtsangambouensis and encodes:
- a CDS encoding NAD(P)/FAD-dependent oxidoreductase, which produces MESIQNVEVAIIGGSFSGLSAALSLVRSLRKIIVIDSEKPCNKNTPASHNFITHDRESPSEIRSKALLNLKEYPNFKLQLGEVTTVQKQGSGFLVQGNGFSPIQTDKIIFATGLKDVLPKIPGFAESWGKSVIHCPYCHGYEFVGNQTGLWMNEPGVFEHSKFLKHWTKELTVYTNGPIQFSKEEQTKLENEGIKIVTELVESLAHQEGQISAIKLKSGKENQIEALYTRLPMIQHSKLPEEIGCKLLPSGHLEVTNFYETNVPGVYAVGDMSSMFRSVANAVHSGNIAGAMLNRAMILS
- a CDS encoding cyclic nucleotide-binding domain-containing protein codes for the protein MPLDTSKNNQKIPVNPGEVLFIGGKASTSMNILHEGSVRIETTLGDTSIVLYSLDGANLTPGIFALLEGTPYPYTIRAKTSCVISTYVMNQANAKKTLTSKVSVGVMAVRTLLKEIGELYKRVLSIKGLAAKFEQTMDNLGAVYYILNPSIFSDVSPGALITRDENIIDPVMRLIRNNLAGFQEHGGILPDKPTVHFLEEDHGEFFERNYSESIEWNDAEFHFIRKILSVNPKISQALFESDPSLLQSAAESYVKTYRELFEILIKETNELSEMMNTMFVGENALVEKFNLTLDLFNTGYSTIPSTVLLPITEWALKKSKTLLDEYKQIFGSPYASLGNNLDKLETKQTELTNKYGHELAAGKNKEESAQGSGTIHAGIDTKALKVELLNSASQILNYSQADPEAVKEFSTLMVKLKSFKNPLDPEPDNRKIRRTIAKTYWEVYKKSFTKWLQAGKQAPKAVELMLRYGYFDESLLDEGHIVELVGRLYQGGGNPSAPIHYGTDWLEKIYSREVPTSVDELGQTFFEKLKMDLKDSGIKSEKDIPPDYDTGEARLGSEISSMYEPNVRLTSGNIASHFPILTKYHITIPLEKCFVSKEDVEKALQYILGVDYTAFNREVIYRNEEIGIKNEFVQRSIIPDFILVPSIGPKIMMWQDLSVFRGAGSKESRGRICIPHFVTGDLKTFMLEAIAAFRWELCKNILGPDWNNVGIPSITADYTDYVQFYKKSKDLSPELKEKISSEFKRFRTDRDKFAYDYSMWIRYEAEGVQRVNRVVRSIFYRHIPFHKNIREKVSSQPAYSELHNRFKNIRTRQHKEFENKYKKYMDASGNLPKELYENLTFYEV